Proteins encoded within one genomic window of Prinia subflava isolate CZ2003 ecotype Zambia unplaced genomic scaffold, Cam_Psub_1.2 scaffold_53_NEW, whole genome shotgun sequence:
- the LOC134565529 gene encoding retinol dehydrogenase 7-like has product MWLYVLLALLALLLLRRWHRERQTVPGLSERHVLITGCDSGFGNLLARQLDARGLRVLAACLSEAGAAQLRAATSERLQTVLLDVTSSKSIADVTAWVRQRVGDQGLWGLVNNAGIAIPTAPNEWLSKEDFVKVLDVNLVGLVEVTLSLLPLVRRARGRVVNVASVMGRVSFFGGGYCISKYGVEAFSDSLRLEMRRFGVKVCVIEPGYFKTMITNVESLEKNFYSCWEKLPEEIKTSYGESYLKQFVVMLKLLQKTYNSDLSLVTNCMEHALTSVHPRSRYSAGWDAKLLYLPVSYLPSALSDALFALFYPK; this is encoded by the exons ATGTGGCTGTACGtgctgctggcgctgctggCGCTGCTCCTGCTCCGCCGCTGGCACCGGGAGCGCCAGACGGTGCCGGGGCTGTCGGAGAGGCACGTGTTGATCACAGGATGCGACAGCGGCTTCGGGAACCTGCTGGCGCGGCAGCTGGACGCGCGGGGGCTGCGGGTGCTGGCCGCCTGCCTGAGCGAGGCCGGGGCCGCGCAGCTGCGGGCGGCCACCTCCGAGCGGCTGCAGACCGTCCTGCTGGATGTCACCTCCAGCAAGAGCATCGCCGATGTCACCGCCTGGGTCCGGCAGCGTGTGGGTGATCAAG ggctctgggggctggTGAACAACGCGGGCATCGCCATCCCCACCGCCCCCAACGAGTGGCTGAGCAAGGAGGACTTTGTCAAGGTGCTGGATGTCAACCTGGTGGGGCTGGTGGAGGTGACGCTGAGCCTGCTGCCGCTGGTGCGGCGCGCGCGGGGCCGCGTGGTCAACGTGGCCAGCGTGATGGGCCGTGTGTCCTTCTTCGGCGGCGGCTACTGCATCTCTAAATACGGCGTGGAGGCCTTCTCTGACAGCCTCAG GCTGGAGATGCGCAGGTTTGGGGTGAAGGTCTGTGTGATCGAGCCGGGCTACTTCAAAACAATGATCACCAACGTTGAGAGCCTGGAGAAGAACTTTTATTCCTGCTGGGAGAAGCTTCCAGAGGAAATCAAAACGAGCTATGGGGAGAGTTACTTGAAGCAGT tTGTGGTGATGctcaagctgctgcagaagacCTACAACTCCGACCTGTCGCTGGTCACCAACTGCATGGAGCACGCTCTGACCAGCGTCCACCCCCGCAGCCGCTACTCGGCCGGCTGGGACGCCAAGCTGCTCTACCTGCCCGTGAGCTACCTGCCCTCAGCCCTCAGCGACGCCCTGTTCGCCTTGTTCTACCCCAAATAA
- the NACA gene encoding nascent polypeptide-associated complex subunit alpha isoform X1, translating to MPGEATETVPATEQELPQPQAETALHAAHSPPLTPSPSAQAGPAQPPGAAVALPGPVSPPVVPAAAIPVFSVPPQPPAPALQAPGGFAAPGSPGLAPVSPVSPVFPAPVSPGLASAAAAVTVAPLVPPVSPSSLPAALTSPMKTAPAAASVGAALAPLPVSGAAPAPLPASGAAPAPFPSSGAAPAPLPASGAAPAPFPSSGAAPAPLPASGIAPAPLPASGAAPAPLPASGAAPAPFPSSGAAPAPLPAPGAAPAPFPSSGAAPAPLPTSGAAPAPLPAPGAAPAPFPSSGAAPAPLLPPPPRPLLSSPPPVPPSLLPAPAVAVCPQSPGSPSLPAVPVSPGIPASVPASPRAPAPTPALVGAISPPVFLAAPKAPLSPPIPLLPAGMSPGHPAPGAPVSPLVPVAKACPVGPAPVVPAVAHPVPPSVARIPPGSPAPRAAPVAPALSSPAPGAAVSVPGPPASPVLPAAAPVPAVPSASCPPVTLPMAPPATPPVAKPAPAVPVTPPMAPLVTPPVPKTPPAAPVTLPVAPLAPPPVAKPAPGNPVTAPSAPVTLPMAPPATPAPKTPPATPVTPPMAPPAAPSVPKPAPAAPVTPPVAPPATPTPKTPPAAPVTPPVAPLAPPPVAKAPPAAPVTPPMAPLATPPVPKTPPAAPVTLPVAPPATPTPKTPPAAPVTLPVAPAATPPVAKAPPAAPVSLPMAPPATPPVAKAAPGSPITAPAAPSVPVTPPVTPLATPPVPKTPPAAPVTPPMAPPATPAAPVTPPMAPPATPPVPKPAPGSPVTAPSVPVTPPMAAPASPAAPPSAKAAPKGSVAASAAAPTAPTPAPATPSEDKAPPKSPAKATPATATPAAAKTAPPSPASPAPAAPPAPAAPPAAKTPPKSPGKATPAPATPTEAKTPPKSPGKATPAPATPSEDRPHTKSPVKATSATSTEDKTPPKSPGKATPATPTEDKPSKSPGKATPASASPGAAKKSPKGSPVPAPSAPVAPAPSAPAAPAEAKTPPKSPVKATPAPPAEAKTPPKSPAKATPAPPAEAKTPPKSPAKATPAPATPSEDKAPPKSPGKATPAPAAPAEAKGPSKSPAEAKAPPKSPVKATPAPSTPAEAKAAPKSPVKASPPPATPAAAKGPSKSPAEAKAPPKSPVKTTPAPSTPAEAKAPPKSPAKATPPPAAPAPAPATGVSGAPLKPPTPPKADPAPPAKKQQPPANNKVAKPAPCPPPKGAPKAALGADDEDLPPLLPPEPPVLLELSPAAGLPAPLKNDKGSGTESDSDESVPELEEQDSTQATTQQAQLAAAAEIDEEPVSKAKQSRSEKKARKAMSKLGLRQVTGVTRVTIRKSKNILFVITKPDVYKSPASDTYIVFGEAKIEDLSQQAQLAAAEKFKVQGEPVSNIQENTQTPTVQEESEEEEVDETGVEVKDIELVMSQANVSRAKAVRALKNNSNDIVNAIMELTM from the exons ATGCCCGGCGAAGCCACAGAAACCGTCCCGGCCACGGAGCAGGAGCTGCCGCAGCCCCAGGCGGAGACAG CTCTTCACGCTGCTCATTCCCCACCTCTGACTCCATCTCCATCTGCCCAGGCTGGCCCGGCGCagccgcccggcgccgccgtGGCTCTGCCGggccccgtgtcccccccggTGGTCCCGGCTGCCGCCATCCCCGTCTTCTCCgtgcccccccagccccctgccccggCTCTGCAGGCCCCGGGGGGTTTTGCAGCCCCAGGATCTCCAGGGCTTGCCCCGGTTAGCCCAGTGTCTCCAGTGTTCCCAGCTCCAGTGTCACCCGGCCtggcctctgctgctgctgcagtgacagtggCTCCTCTTGTCCCCCCAGTGAGCCCCAgttctctcccagctgctctcacCTCTCCCATGAaaactgctcctgctgctgcctctgtgggagctgctctggctcctctccctgtctctggagcagccccagcccctctccctgcctctggagcagccccagcccctttcccttcctctggagcagccccagcccctctccctgcctctggagcagccccagcccctttcccttcctctggagcagccccagcccctctccctgcctctggaatagcaccagcccctctccctgcctctggagcagccccagcccctctccctgcctctggagcagccccagcccctttcccttcctctggagcagccccagcccctctcccagcccctggagctgccccagcccctttcccttcctctggagcagccccagcccctctccccacctctggagctgccccagcccctctcccagcccctggagctgccccagcccctttcccttcctctggagcagccccagcccctctcctacCTCCTCCACCCCGTCCCCTTCTGTCCTCTCCCCCACCAGTGCCTCCCAGTTTGCTGCCTGCTCCCGCTGTGGCAGTGTGTCCCCAGAGCCCGGGCTCACCCTCCCTTCCCGCAGTCCCGGTGtcacctggaattcctgcttcTGTTCCAGCCTCTCCCCGAGCCCCAGCTCCAACCCCAGCCCTGGTCGGTGCCATCTCTCCCCCTGTCTTCCTGGCTGCCCCCAAAGCTCCCTTGTCACCCCCTatccctctgctgccagctgggatgTCCCCTGGGCATCCAGCCCCTGGTGCCCCAGTCTCACCACTGGTCCCAGTTGCCAAGGCCTGTCCCGTGGGCCCTGCCCCGGTGGTCCCAGCTGTGGCACACCCAGTCCCTCCCTCGGTAGCCAGGATCCCCCCTGGGAGCCCGGCCCCTCGGGCAGCCCCGGTGGCTCCTGCGCTGTCCTCACCTGCCCCGGGAGCTGCCGTGTCTGTCCCAGGGCCTCCAGCGAGCCCcgtgctcccagcagcagctcctgtgcctgctgtcccctctgccagctgTCCCCCTGTCACACTGCCCATGGCACCTCCAGCTACTCCTCCTGTGGCCaaaccagctcctgctgtccctgtgacaCCACCCATGGCACCTCTGGTCACCCCTCCTGTGCCTAAaacacctcctgctgcccctgtgaCACTGCCTGTGGCACCTCTGGCTCCCCCTCCTGTGGCCAAACCAGCTCCTGGGAACCCGGTCActgccccctctgcccctgtgACACTGCCCATGGCACCTCCAGCCACTCCTGCACCTAAAACTCCTCCTGCCACCCCTGTGACACCGCCCATGGCACCTCCAGCTGCCCCTTCTGTGCCGaaaccagctcctgctgcccctgtgaCACCACCCGTGGCACCTCCAGCCACTCCTACACCTAAaacacctcctgctgcccctgtgaCACCGCCTGTGGCACCTCTGGCTCCCCCTCCTGTGGCCAAagcacctcctgctgcccctgtcACACCACCCATGGCACCTCTGGCTACTCCTCCTGTGCCTAAaacacctcctgctgcccctgtgaCACTGCCTGTGGCACCTCCAGCCACTCCTACACCTAaaactcctcctgctgcccctgtcACACTGCCTGTGgcacctgcagccacccctccTGTGGCCAAagcacctcctgctgcccctgtgtcactgcccatggcaCCTCCAGCCACCCCTCCTGTGGccaaagcagctcctgggagtCCAAtcactgccccagctgccccctctgtccctgtgacaCCACCCGTGACACCTCTGGCCACCCCTCCTGTGCCTAAaacacctcctgctgcccctgtgaCACCACCCATGGCACCTCCAGCCactcctgctgcccctgtgaCACCACCCATGGCACCTCCGGCCACCCCTCCTGTGCCCAAACCAGCTCCTGGGAGCCCGGTCACTgccccctctgtccctgtcaccccgcccatggcagctccagcctctccagctgccCCTCCCTCGGCCAAAGCTGCTCCCAAGGGCTCTGTGgctgcctcagctgcagctccaactgcccccaccccagctccagccacccCCTCTGAGGACAAGGCACCCCCAAAGAGCCCTGCCAAAGCCACCCCAGCTACAGccaccccagctgcagccaaaactgctcccccatcccctgccagcccagctcctgcagctccaccagctccagctgcacccccagcaGCCAAAACACCCCCAAAGAGCCCTGGGAAagccaccccagctcctgccacccccACTGAGGCCAAAACACCCCCAAAGAGCCCTGGGAAagccaccccagctcctgccacccccTCTGAGGACAGGCCACACACAAAGAGCCCTGTCAAAGCCACCTCAGCTACCTCCACTGAGGACAAAACACCCCCAAAGAGCCCTGGCAAAGCCACCCCAGCCACCCCCACTGAGGACAAACCTTCAAAGAGCCCTGGCAAGGCCACCCCAGCCTCGGcttcccctggagcagccaaAAAGTCTCCCAAgggcagccctgtccctgccccatctgctcctgtggctccagcaccttcagctccagctgcccctgctgagGCCAAAACACCCCCAAAGAGCCCTGTCAAagccaccccagctcctccagctgaggCCAAAACACCCCCAAAGAGCCCTGCCAAagccaccccagctcctccagctgaggCCAAAACACCCCCAAAGAGCCCTGCCAAAgccaccccagctccagccacccCCTCTGAGGACAAGGCACCCCCAAAGAGCCCTGGCAAAgccaccccagctccagcagcccctgctgaggCCAAAGGACCCTCAAAAAGCCCTGCTGAGGCCAAGGCACCCCCGAAAAGTCCTGTCAAAGCCACCCCAGCTCCATCTACTCCTGCTGAGGCCAAGGCAGCCCCAAAAAGTCCTGTCAAAGCCTCTCCCCCTCCAGccacccctgctgcagccaaaggACCCTCCAAAAGCCCCGCTGAGGCCAAGGCACCCCCGAAAAGTCCTGTCAAAACCACCCCAGCTCCATCTACTCCTGCCGAGGCCAAGGCTCCTCCAAAGAGCCCTGCCAAGGCcactccacctcctgcagctccagctccagccccagccacgGGTGTCTCTGGTGCCCCCCTAAAGCCCCCAACCCCTCCAAAAGCAGACCCCGCTCCCCCTGCCAAAAAGCAGCAGCCCCCTGCCAATAACAAGGTGGCCAAGCCGGCCCCTTGCCCCCCACCCAAAGGTGCCCCGAAGGCCGCGCTCGGCGCTGACGATGAGGACCTGCCGCCTCTGCTCCCCCCCGAGCCGCccgtgctgctggagctgtccccCGCCGCGGGGCTCCCGGCGCCCCTCAAGAATGACAAGG GGTCTGGCACAGAGTCCGACAGCGATGAATCCGTACCAGAGCTCGAAGAGCAGGACTCCACACAGGCCACGACACAGCAGGCACAG ctcgCGGCAGCGGCCGAAATAGATGAGGAACCCgtcagcaaagcaaaacagagcCGGAGCGAGAAGAAAGCTCGCAAG GCAATGTCCAAGCTGGGCCTTCGCCAGGTGACAGGAGTCACCCGAGTCACCATCAGGAAATCCAAGAACATCCTCTTTGTCATCACAAAGCCAGACGTGTACAAGAGCCCGGCGTCAGACACCTACATCGTCTTCGGCGAGGCCAAG atCGAAGACCTGTCCCAACAGGCTCAGCTGGCGGCCGCCGAAAAGTTCAAAGTGCAAGGAGAACCTGTGTCCAACATCCAGGAGAACACACAGACCCCCACCGTGCAGGAGGAGAGCGAGGAAGAGGAG GTTGACGAAACCGGCGTGGAGGTGAAAGACATCGAGCTGGTGATGTCGCAGGCGAACGTGTCGCGGGCAAAGGCCGTGCGAGCCCTCAAGAACAACAGTAACGACATTGTAAACGCGATAATG GAGCTGACGATGTAG
- the NACA gene encoding nascent polypeptide-associated complex subunit alpha isoform X3: MPGEATETVPATEQELPQPQAETGSGTESDSDESVPELEEQDSTQATTQQAQLAAAAEIDEEPVSKAKQSRSEKKARKAMSKLGLRQVTGVTRVTIRKSKNILFVITKPDVYKSPASDTYIVFGEAKIEDLSQQAQLAAAEKFKVQGEPVSNIQENTQTPTVQEESEEEEVDETGVEVKDIELVMSQANVSRAKAVRALKNNSNDIVNAIMELTM; this comes from the exons ATGCCCGGCGAAGCCACAGAAACCGTCCCGGCCACGGAGCAGGAGCTGCCGCAGCCCCAGGCGGAGACAG GGTCTGGCACAGAGTCCGACAGCGATGAATCCGTACCAGAGCTCGAAGAGCAGGACTCCACACAGGCCACGACACAGCAGGCACAG ctcgCGGCAGCGGCCGAAATAGATGAGGAACCCgtcagcaaagcaaaacagagcCGGAGCGAGAAGAAAGCTCGCAAG GCAATGTCCAAGCTGGGCCTTCGCCAGGTGACAGGAGTCACCCGAGTCACCATCAGGAAATCCAAGAACATCCTCTTTGTCATCACAAAGCCAGACGTGTACAAGAGCCCGGCGTCAGACACCTACATCGTCTTCGGCGAGGCCAAG atCGAAGACCTGTCCCAACAGGCTCAGCTGGCGGCCGCCGAAAAGTTCAAAGTGCAAGGAGAACCTGTGTCCAACATCCAGGAGAACACACAGACCCCCACCGTGCAGGAGGAGAGCGAGGAAGAGGAG GTTGACGAAACCGGCGTGGAGGTGAAAGACATCGAGCTGGTGATGTCGCAGGCGAACGTGTCGCGGGCAAAGGCCGTGCGAGCCCTCAAGAACAACAGTAACGACATTGTAAACGCGATAATG GAGCTGACGATGTAG
- the PRIM1 gene encoding DNA primase small subunit, with amino-acid sequence MARFEPAALPELLPVFYRRLFPHGPYGRWLSYGGVEKNYFQRREFSFTLRDDVYLRFQSFGSPQELERELQKINPYKIDIGAVYSHRPNQHNTVHLGAFQPQEKELVFDIDMTDYDDVRTCCSSADICSKCWTLMTIAVRVIDRALVEDLGVRHRLWVYSGRRGVHCWVCDDAVRKWSPALRAAAVEYLSLVKGGADSLKKVTLAHPVHPFIRRSVELVQKYFEDYAVQGQDILGSPQRWDKVLALLPEEQREALQAEFPRRKDSGQRWELLRARAERARARAPTGPCYPDWEVMLQFCFPRLDINVSKGLGHLLKSPFSVHPKTGRVSVPLDLQNLEQFDPFAVPTITSLCQELDAAGSDGEQEEAGETQPKRRTRDYKKTSLAPYVRLFEQFVEGLESARRGERILRSDLQGDF; translated from the exons aTGGCGCGGTTCGAGCCGGCGGCGCTGCCCGAGCTGCTCCCGGTGTTCTACCGCCGCCTCTTCCCGCACGGCCCCTACGGCCGCTGGCTCAGCTACGGCGGCG TGGAGAAGAATTACTTCCAGCGGCGAGAATTCTCCTTCACCCTGCGGGACGATGTCTACCTGCGCTTCCAATCCTTCGGCAGCCCGCAGGAGCTGGAGCGGGAGCTGCAGAAAATCAACCCCTACAAAATCGACATCGGCGCCGTCTATTCCCACCGG cccaacCAGCACAACACGGTGCACCTGGGAGCGTTCCAGCcgcaggagaaggagctggtgTTCGACATCGACATGACGGATTACGATGATGTCCGGACGTGCTGCAG CTCGGCCGATATCTGCTCCAAGTGCTGGACGCTGATGACCATCGCCGTGCGCGTCATCGACCGCGCGCTCGTGG AGGACCTGGGCGTGCGGCACCGCCTGTGGGTGTACTCGGGCAGGAGGGGTGTGCACTGCTGGGTGTGCGACGACGCCGTGAGGAAATGGTCACCAGCACTGCGGGCAGCGGCCGTGGAGTACCTGAGCCTGGTCAAG ggcGGAGCGGACTCCCTGAAGAAGGTGACCCTCGCCCACCCCGTGCACCCCTTCATCAG GCGCTCGGTGGAGCTGGTGCAGAAATATTTCGAGGATTACGCGGTGCAGGGCCAGGACATCCTGGGCAGCCCCCAGAGGTGGGACAAGGTGCTGGCGCTGCTCCCCGAGGA gcagcgGGAGGCGCTGCAGGCCGAGTTCCCCCGCAGGAAGGACTCGGGGCAGCGCTGGGAGCTGCTGCGGGCGCGGGCGGAGCGGGCGCGGGCGCGGGCACCCACGGGACCCTGCTACCCCGACTGGGAGGTGATGCTGCAGTTCTGCTTCCCTCGCCTCGACATCAACGTCAGCAAGGGCCTGGGCCACCTCCTCAAGAGCCCCTTCAGCGTCCACCCCAAAACAg GCCGCGTCTCGGTGCCGCTGGACCTGCAGAACCTGGAGCAGTTTGACCCCTTCGCCGTCCCCACCATCAC GTcgctgtgccaggagctggacgCGGCTGGAAGTGACGGCGAGCAGGAGGAGGCCGGGGAGACGCAGCCGAAACGGCGCACGAGGG ACTACAAGAAGACGAGCCTGGCCCCGTACGTGCGGCTCTTCGAGCAGTTcgtggaggggctggagagcgCCCGGAGGGGAGAGCGAATCCTCCGGAGCG ATCTGCAAGGAGATTTCTGA
- the NACA gene encoding nascent polypeptide-associated complex subunit alpha isoform X2 → MALGRARPSPGSGGPGWGAGGCSCSAGLASVTSCSPRSAPAAPVPAPTPAPGAPKAALGADDEDLPPLLPPEPPVLLELSPAAGLPAPLKNDKGSGTESDSDESVPELEEQDSTQATTQQAQLAAAAEIDEEPVSKAKQSRSEKKARKAMSKLGLRQVTGVTRVTIRKSKNILFVITKPDVYKSPASDTYIVFGEAKIEDLSQQAQLAAAEKFKVQGEPVSNIQENTQTPTVQEESEEEEVDETGVEVKDIELVMSQANVSRAKAVRALKNNSNDIVNAIMELTM, encoded by the exons ATGGCTTTGGGAAGGGCCAGGCCCTCTCCAGGCTCTGGTGGGCCTGGCTGGggagctggaggctgctcctgctcagcaggACTTGCCTCAGTAACCTCTTGTTCTCCCCgttcagctccagctgcccccgttcctgctcccacccctgctCCAG GTGCCCCGAAGGCCGCGCTCGGCGCTGACGATGAGGACCTGCCGCCTCTGCTCCCCCCCGAGCCGCccgtgctgctggagctgtccccCGCCGCGGGGCTCCCGGCGCCCCTCAAGAATGACAAGG GGTCTGGCACAGAGTCCGACAGCGATGAATCCGTACCAGAGCTCGAAGAGCAGGACTCCACACAGGCCACGACACAGCAGGCACAG ctcgCGGCAGCGGCCGAAATAGATGAGGAACCCgtcagcaaagcaaaacagagcCGGAGCGAGAAGAAAGCTCGCAAG GCAATGTCCAAGCTGGGCCTTCGCCAGGTGACAGGAGTCACCCGAGTCACCATCAGGAAATCCAAGAACATCCTCTTTGTCATCACAAAGCCAGACGTGTACAAGAGCCCGGCGTCAGACACCTACATCGTCTTCGGCGAGGCCAAG atCGAAGACCTGTCCCAACAGGCTCAGCTGGCGGCCGCCGAAAAGTTCAAAGTGCAAGGAGAACCTGTGTCCAACATCCAGGAGAACACACAGACCCCCACCGTGCAGGAGGAGAGCGAGGAAGAGGAG GTTGACGAAACCGGCGTGGAGGTGAAAGACATCGAGCTGGTGATGTCGCAGGCGAACGTGTCGCGGGCAAAGGCCGTGCGAGCCCTCAAGAACAACAGTAACGACATTGTAAACGCGATAATG GAGCTGACGATGTAG